The genomic region TGGAGTAAAAGTAAGAGTTCTATTATTATTACTCCAACTAAACTCTCCTTGAATATCAGGGTAGATACTAAAAGCGTTCTCAACAGAAGTTATGTCCATTGGCTTACTGAAGTTTATTACAATATTTGTATCTATTCCTGCACCTGTAGATTCGTTATCTGGAGTAGTCGAAGTTACACGGGCGTCCGGAATATGATAAAACCTCGCTTCTGTCCAATAATTTGGAAAACCATAGTTCCAACGAATATTCTGGTGGTCAGTAGTGTGAGAATCAACAATACAAGAATTACCACTTCCTCCAACTACTATCACTGCATGTTCATAGGAATCATTTGGATTATATCCACCAAAGATAATCACATCACCAGTGGTTAAGTTATCAGGTGGTGAGCCATTATTGCTTATAAAACTGTACTCAACATACTGATTGTTAATAAGATGTGTGTGAAGATTTTCACATAGAGGAATACATCCCCAATCGTCAACTCCAGGACCCGCAGAGAGGTTAAGTCCTCCTGCATCGTTATCTCTTAAGCATTGAGAGACATAATTGGCACAGTCACCTCCTTCATTTGTATAGTCATGATAATTGGGGTTATATTTTCTTCCATCATCACTGTCATCCTTACTCCACCATCTATCAGCATAACTC from bacterium harbors:
- a CDS encoding amidase domain-containing protein translates to MNKFPLQIKVNLQQWIYLGVVIIGTVSIFVSNTFAFHRSDSASYADRWWSKDDSDDGRKYNPNYHDYTNEGGDCANYVSQCLRDNDAGGLNLSAGPGVDDWGCIPLCENLHTHLINNQYVEYSFISNNGSPPDNLTTGDVIIFGGYNPNDSYEHAVIVVGGSGNSCIVDSHTTDHQNIRWNYGFPNYWTEARFYHIPDARVTSTTPDNESTGAGIDTNIVINFSKPMDITSVENAFSIYPDIQGEFSWSNNNRTLTFTP